In one Oryza glaberrima chromosome 2, OglaRS2, whole genome shotgun sequence genomic region, the following are encoded:
- the LOC127763658 gene encoding cytochrome P450 714C3: MELVVQALAAAAALLAVFFLSTLYLSPAATARRLRNAGFRGPTPSFPLGNLREIASSLASNNDTDESNTKGGDIHAAVFPYFARWRRAFGKVFVYWLGTEPFLYVADPEFLKAATAGALGKLWGKPDVFRRDRMPMFGRGLVMAEGDEWARHRHIIAPAFSATNLNDMIGVMEETTAKMLGEWGDMVAAGQSCVDVEKGVVRNAAEIIARASFGISADDDDATGARVFHKLQAMQAMLFRSTRLVGVPLAGLLHIRATYEAWKLGREIDALLLDIIESRRRRGGGGGKKKKKTTSNDLLSLLLAGSEASAGAERKLTTRELVDECKTFFFGGHETTALALSWTLLMLAAHPEWQAAVREEVVEVAGRSGPLDAAALGKLTKMGCVLSEVLRLYPPSPNVQRQALQDVVVVAGDGEKKVVIPKGTNMWIDVVAMHRDGELWGEEASEFRPERFMREGVQGGCRHRMGYVPFGFGGRICVGRNLTAMELRVVLAMVLRRFAVEVAPEYRHAPRIMLSLRPSHGIQLRLTPLC, translated from the coding sequence ATGGAGCTAGTGGTGCAGGCTTTGGCGGCCGCAGCTGCCCTCCtcgccgtcttcttcctctccaccttatacctctcgccggcggccaccgcgcgccgcctccgcaacGCCGGCTTCCGCGGCCCGACCCCTTCCTTCCCGCTTGGGAACCTCCGCGAGATCGCCTCCTCGCTCGCCTCCAACAACGACACCGACGAATCCAACACCAAGGGCGGCGACATCCACGCCGCCGTGTTCCCCTACTtcgcgcggtggcggcgggcgttCGGCAAGGTGTTCGTCTACTGGCTCGGCACGGAGCCGTTCCTGTACGTCGCCGACCCTGAGTTCCTcaaggccgccaccgccggcgccctcgGCAAGCTCTGGGGCAAGCCCGACGTGTTCCGCCGCGACCGCATGCCCATGTTCGGGAGGGGCCTCGTCATGGCGGAGGGCGACGAGTGGGCTCGCCACCGCCACATCATCGCCCCGGCCTTCTCCGCCACCAACCTCAACGACATGATCGGCGTGAtggaggagacgacggcgaagaTGCTGGGCGAGTGGGGCgacatggtggcggcggggcagaGCTGCGTCGACGTCGAGAAGGGCGTGGTCCGGAACGCCGCCGAGATCATCGCCAGGGCCAGCTTCGGCAtctccgccgacgacgacgacgccaccggCGCCAGGGTGTTCCACAAGCTGCAGGCCATGCAGGCGATGCTGTTCCGCTCCACCCGCCTCGTCGGCGTgccgctcgccggcctcctccacatCCGCGCCACCTACGAGGCGTGGAAGCTGGGGCGGGAGATCGACGCGCTCCTGCTCGACATCATCGagtcgcggcggcgccgaggcggcggcggcgggaagaagaagaagaagacgacgtcGAACGACCTGCTGTCGCTGCTGCTGGCCGGGAGCGAGGCGAGCGCGGGGGCGGAGAGGAAGCTGACGACGCGGGAGCTGGTGGACGAGTGCAAGACGTTCTTCTTCGGCGGGCACGAGACGACGGCGCTGGCGCTGTCGTGGACGCTGCTGATGCTGGCGGCGCACCCGGAGTggcaggcggcggtgcgggaggaggtggtggaggtggccgGCCGGTCAGGCCccctcgacgcggcggcgctggggaaACTCACCAAGATGGGGTGCGTGCTGAGCGAGGTGCTCCGGCTGTACCCGCCGTCGCCGAACGTGCAGAGGCAGGCGCTGCAGGACGTcgtggtggtcgccggcgacggcgagaagaAGGTGGTGATCCCGAAGGGGACGAACATGTGGATCGACGTGGTGGCGATGCACCGGGACGGCGAGCTgtggggggaggaggcgagcgagTTCAGGCCGGAGAGGTTCATGAGGGAGGGGGTGCAGGGAGGGTGCCGGCACCGGATGGGGTACGTGCCGTTCGGTTTCGGGGGGAGGATCTGCGTGGGGCGAAACCTGACGGCGATGGAGCTCCGGGTGGTGCTGGCCATGGTGCTCCGCCGCTTCGCCGTCGAGGTGGCGCCGGAGTACCGCCACGCGCCCAGGATCATGCTCTCCCTCCGTCCATCCCATGGCATCCAACTCCGCCTCACCCCCCTATGCTAG